GCTGGTTCACGCTTTGTCCTGACGTTTGATGAGTTCGTCTGCGAGGTCCATGTACGCCGAGCCCTTGACCTCGACCGGGCTGCCGAACGACTGGGCGTACAGGTCGAGGCGGGGAATGTGGGTGGACAACACGTCGAAGCCCCGCTCGGTGAGGGCTTCGCGAGCGTCGGCGTCGGGGCCGGTGCGCGTGGCATCGGGGCGATTGGTGCGGTTCAGGAGGACAGCGGCGCGGGCCGGCTGCGCCCGCAGCGACTGCACGTCGCTCATCTCGCCGCCGATGGGTGCCATGCGATCCAGCTCGATGGGGGCCGGGGTCAGCGGCACGATCCACTCGCTCGCGTATCTCATGATGCTCCGGGCGATGTGGGCATGGTCCTCCAGCTGCGGGGCGTCGAACACCACGGCCTCTCGGTTGCCGAGAAAGTCGTTCACGCGCCGGTGCACGTCGCCCACCGGAAAGGCGATCACAGGAAACGGGAAGCCTCCTGCCAGTTCGCTCCAGCGCAAGGCGGAGGAGGCGGGGTCACTGTCCACCAGCAGGGGTGAGAGGCCCGACTCATGCAGGGCGTGGGCCAACCACACCGCACTGGTCGTCTTTCCGACTCCGGGTTTCAGATTCACAAAGGCATAGCTCAGCGACACGAGACGCAACGCTAACGGTCGCGGGCGGCCGACTGCCGTCGGCGCGGCACACGCTCTCCCTTTTCACCCTGCGGCGCCGTGAATCATTCGTAGGGGCTAACGCGGGAGGTCAGCGGCGCGTCAGTCGGCCAGTGCGGAGGCCAGGTCCCGCGCGGCTTGCACGAGTTCCTTGTCCGGTTCGTCGAGCAGGCGCTGGATCGTCTCGCGGTTAGCGCGCACGGCTCGGCGTGCTTCGCGTTCCCAGCCCACGTAGTTCTCACGGCGATTGAGCAGCTTGGGGTAGGCGATGGCCGTGGTCTCCCACTGCCGGGCGTCGGCGATGCTCTTCAGCAGCTGAAGGACCTGCACACGGCAGGGGACTTGAGGGAGCTGGACCAGTTCCCACAGGAAGGGGACCGTGGCGGCGGTGGCCTGGTCCACGACGAAGCCGTACTGGCAGATGCGTTGCCGTAGACGCGCGAGGGCGGCAACGGCGGTGGCTTCGTCACCCGTGGTGATGGCCGCGAGCAGGAAGGGGATGCCCGTGGCGGACCCGGTGGAATCCTGGAGATCGCGCCACGGGACGTCTCTCAGGTTCTTCAGGGTTGTCTCCATGTCCGCTCCCACGAGAGGCGTTGCGTGATGCCGTGCGCCGGGAGGCTCTGCCGATGCGGCGGCTGTCATGTCGGACCCTGCCAGGGCGGTGATGTCGGCCGATACGGGGGAGTGGGCAGCATCGCCCAGACGGTCTTGCCCGCACGCGAGCGAGTCCAGCCCCAGTGCTCGGACAGTTCTTCGACGATGCGCAGGCCACGGCCATGGACTTCCAGCGGGGCGTCCGTGCGTGGGTAGACGGGCGGGCTCTCGTACTGATCGGTGACGGCGCACACGAGATGGGCGCGTCGAAGCGTCAGATCCAGTCGCACGCCGTTCTGCCCGGTGGCGGAGTGGGGTGCCGCGTGAAGCACCGCGTTCGTTGCCAGTTCGTTGACGATGAGGACGGCGTCGTCAACGCGGTGGTCCAACTCCCAGTGGCCAAGGGTGCGGCGGGTGAAGGCGCGCGCCTGGGCGAGCCCCTGCCCGGTGTCGGTGATGCACAGGCTGGCGAATCTGGGTGAGTTGCACGCGGAATCGCTTCCCCCGGGCCGCCCTTGCCCCGCGATGGAGGAGCTCGCTTCTTCCATGAGTGAGCCGGTCGGAGCGGCTCGACCCGACGATGGCGCAGCCCTGCCGCTTGCAAGGCTCGGTGCTTCGCGTGCAGGTAACGACACGACATCTCCCTGATGCGACGTCAGGTTCGGTGCGGCAACGGTGCGGTTGACTCCCGGGCTATTATCCATCCCGACAGCGCCCGTCGTGCAATTTCACGGGAAATTGCACGAGTGGTGG
This portion of the Streptomyces mirabilis genome encodes:
- a CDS encoding ParA family protein; amino-acid sequence: MSLSYAFVNLKPGVGKTTSAVWLAHALHESGLSPLLVDSDPASSALRWSELAGGFPFPVIAFPVGDVHRRVNDFLGNREAVVFDAPQLEDHAHIARSIMRYASEWIVPLTPAPIELDRMAPIGGEMSDVQSLRAQPARAAVLLNRTNRPDATRTGPDADAREALTERGFDVLSTHIPRLDLYAQSFGSPVEVKGSAYMDLADELIKRQDKA
- a CDS encoding ATP-binding protein, which codes for MEEASSSIAGQGRPGGSDSACNSPRFASLCITDTGQGLAQARAFTRRTLGHWELDHRVDDAVLIVNELATNAVLHAAPHSATGQNGVRLDLTLRRAHLVCAVTDQYESPPVYPRTDAPLEVHGRGLRIVEELSEHWGWTRSRAGKTVWAMLPTPPYRPTSPPWQGPT